From Salvelinus namaycush isolate Seneca chromosome 24, SaNama_1.0, whole genome shotgun sequence, one genomic window encodes:
- the LOC120019706 gene encoding gap junction Cx32.2 protein-like yields MGDWSFLSTLLDKVQSHSTVIGKIWMSVLFLFRIMVLGAGAESVWGDEQSGFLCNTQQPGCENVCYDWIFPISHIRFWVMQIIFISTPTLLYLGHAMHVISQENKLRVILHSQEDNGMLKKPKYTDEAGKVRIRGDLLGSYMTQLFFKIILEIAFIVGQYYLYGFVMVPMFPCSKSPCPFTVECYMSRPTEKTIFIIFMLVVACVSLALNVIEVFYLLYTRVRCGGSKGRRYHTTSAANPATLSSSGWSGRVDTEMDTLRQNKMNLEFESGQSLGGSLDGAKQEERLLGHH; encoded by the coding sequence ATGGGAGACTGGAGTTTTCTTTCCACGTTACTGGACAAGGTGCAGTCCCACTCAACGGTCATTGGAAAGATATGGATGAGTGTCCTGTTCCTGTTCAGGATCATGGTTCTGGGTGCTGGAGCGGAGAGCGTGTGGGGCGATGAACAATCTGGTTTCTTATGCAATACGCAACAACCTGGTTGTGAAAATGTCTGCTACGACTGGATCTTCCCCATATCACACATCCGTTTCTGGGTAATGCAGATCATCTTCATCTCCACTCCAACTCTTCTGTACCTGGGCCATGCCATGCATGTCATCAGCCAGGAGAACAAGCTAAGAGTCATACTGCACAGCCAAGAAGATAATGGCATGTTGAAGAAGCCCAAATACACAGATGAAGCAGGGAAGGTCAGAATTAGAGGAGATTTGTTGGGCAGTTACATGACCCAGCTATTCTTTAAGATCATTCTAGAGATCGCTTTTATTGTTGGCCAGTACTACCTGTATGGGTTTGTCATGGTCCCCATGTTCCCTTGCTCCAAATCTCCCTGTCCCTTTACTGTAGAATGCTACATGTCTCGTCCCACAGAGAAGACCATATTCATCATCTTCATGCTGGTGGTGGCCTGTGTGTCTCTGGCTCTGAATGTGATTGAGGTTTTCTATCTGCTTTACACAAGAGTGAGATGTGGCGGCTCCAAGGGGCGCAGGTATCACACTACCTCAGCAGCGAACCCcgccaccctctcctcctctgggtGGTCTGGTCGCGTGGATACTGAGATGGACACACTGAGACAGAACAAGATGAACCTGGAGTTTGAGAGTGGCCAGAGTTTAGGGGGTAGTCTGGATGGAGCTAAACAAGAGGAAAGGTTGCTAGGTCACCACTAA
- the LOC120019522 gene encoding gap junction Cx32.7 protein-like: MGEWDLLGRLLDKVQSHSTVIGKIWLTVLFVFRILVLGAGAEKVWGDEQSDFVCNTDQPGCENVCYDHAFPISHVRFWVLQIISVSTPTLVYLGHVLHIIHVEKKVREKMKKQAQDEQANDFLKKGYKVPKYSNDNGKINLRGRLLRSYVLHVLVKILLEVGFIVGQYYLYGFTLQARFICVRFPCPHKVDCFLSRPTEKTVFIWFMLVVACVSLLLNLIELFYLFVKSVKECLDRRQEYTVTPVTPVLERKAFENKDQMIQNWVNLELELQGRKLGSGVAKSVASEENTANMGEVHI, from the coding sequence TCATAGGGAAGATCTGGCTAACTGTCCTGTTTGTCTTCAGGATCCTGGTCCTTGGGGCCGGGGCAGAGAAGGTGTGGGGGGACGAGCAGTCAGACTTCGTCTGTAACACAGACCAGCCGGGATGTGAGAACGTCTGTTATGACCACGCTTTCCCCATCTCACACGTCCGTTTCTGGGTGCTTCAGATCATCTCCGTTTCCACCCCAACCCTGGTGTACCTGGGCCATGTCCTCCACATCATCCACGTAGAGAAGAAAGTCAGGGAGAAGATGAAGAAGCAAGCACAGGATGAGCAGGCCAATGACTTCCTGAAGAAAGGCTACAAAGTCCCCAAGTACAGCAACGACAATGGAAAGATTAACCTGCGTGGCCGTCTGTTACGCAGTTACGTGCTGCACGTACTGGTGAAGATCCTTCTAGAGGTGGGGTTCATCGTGGGACAGTACTACCTGTATGGCTTCACCCTCCAGGCCCGCTTTATCTGCGTTCGCTTCCCCTGCCCTCACAAGGTGGACTGCTTCCTGTCCAGACCCACAGAGAAAACTGTCTTCATCTGGTTTATGCTGGTGGTAGCCTGTGTGTCTCTACTCCTCAACCTCATTGAGCTCTTTTACCTGTTTGTCAAATCGGTCAAAGAGTGTCTGGACAGAAGGCAGGAATACACGGTGACCCCGGTCACCCCTGTCCTGGAGAGGAAGGCCTTTGAGAACAAAGACCAGATGATCCAGAACTGGGTCAATCTGGAGTTGGAGCTGCAGGGGAGGAAGCTGGGCAGTGGGGTGGCGAAAAGTGTGGCTTCTGAGGAAAACACTGCTAACATGGGGGAAGTCCACATCTAA